In Nymphaea colorata isolate Beijing-Zhang1983 chromosome 10, ASM883128v2, whole genome shotgun sequence, the genomic stretch cattctataaaaaaaaaatttgacatctATCCATGTAAAACAATCCATCTACAATTTAGAATAATGATTCTAGTCTCCTACAAAACCAATTATATAAATCACATCTATATGGTTAGGTTTTACAAACTGTATGAGAAAATAGATGGCTTCCATGTGACTCATTATTCTCATCGTGGGTGGCATCCAACATAGAATTCCATGCACCAGTCTGTCCGCTTGTCTTGTCCCACCCCTCGTcacttcatttcatttcatttctccACAAAATACAAAAGCACGTACGTACATGAAGAGAATGTTTGGCAGGTGAATGTCTTCCAAGCCAAACAAATGCGTACATCTTCTTTAACctttcctatttttttctccCAAAGTTAGTCGTGTTTCTCAGTTCATGGCTGGTTGTTTTTGTACCTTATTCCTTCAAGCCCTTACTCCCTCTGCACTAAAAGCATGTTGGACTTGATAAAACTACACTTAGGCTTAGGGGTGAACAACCAGCTAGATCGGCTCGTTAAAACTTGGCTCGTGAACAAGTTCGGGCCGAGTCATTTTCTTAACATGTCAAACTCGAGTTAATGAGTCGATTagtttaaataatcgagttgaattCAAGCTCAGCAGGTAACTGCCGAGAgctcgagctttaatcgagtttgtcgaaccttaatcaagttgatatattcaaacgagtttatgagtttgtcgaaCTATAATTGGTgattgaactcgactcgactgaTGTTCACCTTACAAAGGCGAAGAGACTTTGTCACTGAACGAACATTTCATTTGACAGCACCCGGCCAAGGGTCTTTGTCGTAGCAGGAACGAACATAACTTTCATTTGACTGTACTGCAAAGTAGAGAGTATGATCGTCTTTTTCTTTAGGGGCCATAATGTGCTTTTGATTTATAGTTTATGATCTAAAAATAATGAGACAAGAGAAGCATGAAATTCATACCTTTTAGATAGGGAGAAGTTGAAATCTCTGCTTGGCTGATAGTAGACgcccaaaagaaaacaagaataaCGTCGGCCGTTAACTTaaaaatttttcctttataAACGGGGGAAAAGTGATAAGTGAAAACAAACGGAGTCGAGCCCTCCCGCTTCTCCTGGTCGGGGACGCGCGGGCGAGACGAGGCGCCAAATGCAGTGACTATGCTGGCATCATATTCGTTCGGCGTCGGCGCCGTCCGGCATTCTCCTCCTGTCCGTCGCCGTCCTTACCAGTCAACCTCTCCTCAACGTCCCTTCCCTTTCAGCGATCCCCGACCACCTTCTTCCTTGTCCCTCTTCTTCCGTCCATCATTGCGAACGGAGATGCCGCCGCTCCCCAGCTGCCGAGCAGCGAGATCCTACTCCGATTTGACGCGTGGGGATGATTGGACTTTGATCTGGCTGATCCTTAGAAACGCCCTCGTCGTCCTCGTGTTCGCCTCTTCTCTGGCCGTCCTTCGCCTTCTTTTCTCCGTCGTTCCCTCCAATTTCGGGAGCCGATGGGAGGCCCTGGTTCGGGAGGAGGCGACGTGCGCTGACGCCTGGGACGTCCCTCCGTACGTTTGGCAGGCGGTGGTGGCATCAGAGGACCGCCGGTTTTTCCAGCATCGGGGCGTCGACCCGAGGGGGATTGCGCGCGCCGTGTTCTCGCTCGCGACGAACGGAGGCGGCAGCACCATCACCCAACAGGTGAGGTCAAGTTAGTGCTTGGCTTCTGGGGTGCTTCGATTCAGTTTACTTTTACATGAGTTTTggattttattctgattttctcttttatgaTCGAGTTAGCTGAGGAGCATGGACTCGATTTGTGAATGAAACTCCGGGGCCAATAGAGGATAACCCTGACTTTTGAGTTTCGTGAATTTACTTCTAACATTGGAAGCACTGGTAACAATCTTTGTTTATACCCAGGTTCCTCGTTTCGCTCAACGCAAATCGTGACTCGGTTTAGTTTCCTTATTGGATGCCTTCCTGTTTTCCGATTGGAGTTGCAAGtcaaatgagtttcaattaTGTCCAAGAGTTAAAAAATCACATATAGTTAGCAATAGACGTGATCCATGAATTGATGCCTATCAAAAGGTCCACGCAAAATGCATCTATAGACTATAGGCCTCATACTCTCATTTGCTCGACATGCTTTATAAGATGACAAGTGCAACTGCCCGTACCATATTAGCAGCAGGAGGACGCGAGTTAGTACAcgaacaaaaatataaatacaaATACATGAGAcatggaaaatatttttctactAGGAATTTTAGTATATATTGTTTAATTTGCTAAAGCTGATTGCTGGTTctcttctttaaaattttttataacagCTCGTGAAGAATGTACTCCTGCGAAGCGAGTGCAGATGGGCGAGAAAAGTTGTGGAAGGACTGGTTTCTCTttgtttggaaaagaaaatgtcaaagtGGCAAATCCTATCGGCTTACTTGAGGAAGGTGAGCTAAATTATCTTGGTAGTGACCTTAATTGAGTAATGTCCTTGATTTGAAATGTTGATCGTGTGATTTGCATAATCTCATGAGGTTTTTTAGCAAATTAGCCATATAAGTGGTTTGGTTCATTGGATATGTGGATTGAAAAGGATTATATACTTCCGACTTTTTGTCATAAATTATTGATGGttaccctctctttctctctctctctttatatatatatatatatatatatatagacacacacacacatatttatatacacatacacaaaAATGTTCAATCAGACGTCACTTGCCACAGATATATTGGGGGCATGGGGTGTATGGAATTAATTCAGCGTCTGCCTTTTACTTTGGGAAGCGCCCAACTTCACTCAGTTTGGGTGAGTCTGCTCTTTTGGCTGGCATCATACCTTCGCCTGAAATTCTGTCACCTTTTAAAGACCTGAGCAGGTTTGAGCTGCATGaattcttctctccttttctgtTGCTGTTTTTTTTGGATGATATTCTTTCATAATTTCTCTAAGGAATGAGTTATACTGATCTTGGTTTTTATTCTTGCATATGTGCATTTTCAGATGTTGCACTTGTTCTTGCTGCATATGttctaactttttcttttataaagagGGAAAAGATCTCAGGCTAGAGCATTGAGAAGAATGGTGGAAGCAGGTTATCTTGATGTGGAGACAGCACTATGGGTTATTAAGCAACCTATTTATCTTCACAATGATGAACCAAATCAGGTAGATAACATTTGGCCTGTTCTGTACCCTTTGAAAGAGTTATTGTTGAAGATTTTCTTTATctcttgtaagttgtaaccgagacaattttattttcaaattaagaaaatcTGGAACCAACCATGAACTGAAACATTCTTAATAACTACTGACATTGTCATGAATCTAAGAGAGCTGCATGAAAAGAGCACAAATGGTAAGATTTTAGACTGACATCAAAGCTTCAACCAACCTGATCAGCTGAATTCACCCTCATGTCTATGGCAATTTGGTACAAGAAGCCAAAGCTCCCCCACTCTTCCCTTTGTCTCTAGGGTCCAAGGTTGTTAACATGGTGCTGCACTGCCACCCCATAAGGCTCAGGATTCCACTAATACATAGGAACTTTTTCAATTGGCTGGGTATTCCATTAGACAATAAATAATGTGTTCACCACAGTGCAAGGTTAGCTAGTGAATGGTTAAAAGTAGTTCAGGTGAATCTCGACATTAGGGATCCTGATTATGTGCATTTACCTGATCCGATTCATTTCATTTGCCTCTAGCTTTCTTGCCTCTAGCTTTCTTGCTACAAGTTTAGGAATACTGGGCAGATCTGCTATCTATAACTTGGCCTTTAAAACATTATTCGGGTGGGACTTTTTTCATTGCTTTCATGCCAATGAAGCCACCAATCAAGAATCATGACCATCCATAGCTGCACCTTCATATCTTACCAATCCACCTTTAGGGCCAGCAAGAAATGCCTTGATAGAGTGCATATTTCAGTTTTGCAAGTGCCAATCTAACAATCTCAGTGGTACTGTGCTTCAAGAAGGGAGACACAGGCCTTCGTTTGTTAGAAATGCAGCCACTCGCCAGGTAAAACAACTGCTTTTGAATTGGGAAGAGAAccccaatctctctctcacactcacagagagagagagagagagagagagagagagagagagacctgggGACTAACTTTAGCCAGAGAAGCGCATATAACTGTATTAGGGGTGGTGGAAGTTATGAACTAGCTCCTAAATAAGTCAGCACCATTCTGTAACTTGAACACAGTCTCCCCTGAAAGTTAAACTccaacttctttttttgttgttactTGATAGATTTTATTTGTTTGCAATTGCGTATGTCCAATATAGGCCTTTTGGCCCCTGTCCGTGAAATGATTGGAGGTGCATTTTAAATCTATCAAGGGCTTTCACTGCCCTACTAAGGCCATCATGGACCTGCTATGCATAGGAACATGCTTGATTGACAGTTGCCAGATGATGAAGTCCAGGACCTCTAGGTATAACTTCCACCTGCACATGGTAAAAGCATAATCTATTTAGCTTGCCTAATTTTTTTTGCTACCCAGACCAACCTGGTGCACAGATAAAGAGAACTGTTCAGTGGATATCAGGAAGAAAAAACTGTGAGTGATTGTGGATTTTCTTTAGTTCAAAGACAGAAGTATATTTCCAGGGAATTTCCTGTCAAGGTCTATCACAgaaatcttttaattttttcaggAAAACCTTGGGAacttaaaaaaactaaaatatttcaagaataataaaagaaatatcaCAGTATGTATTTTACTAAATTTCTTACaaacatttttcaaatgttcaaaacaaagtttaaattttgaaggaaatgaaatggaaaatagAAACTGACAGCACAtattgaaaagaagaattttcttaggaaaagaaaaatatgcgGATATCAtcactatttattttttagaaatgtCTTGGAAATATGATGATATTTTCCAGTAACGTCATTCAACTCCTTGGCAATGAAATGACAATATTTTTAACTACTGCTTTGAAATTTGTGACCGTTCTTTAATCTGAATGTCAATGGGTGCTGGTGCACATTCTAATATGTTAGAGCTAGTCAGCTACATGCTTTTTCAATTCCTGAATTATGACAAAATCACAAAGATGTTCAGAGTAGCATCGACATTTATGATTGTACTATAATTATGAATATGTTCTGGTGCACATCCGTATATGTTACAGCTGTTCATGAATTGCACattcaatgtttttctttttcctccattGTTGTTTTCCAATTACGAAAAGCAAATTGTAGAAGCTGCTCTTTGTGGGATTCTCTTACACAAAATGTGCTCCATAAACATGCTTGGGCTATGAGGATAATATTATCAAATTTGACCTGGCATAGACGTACCAGGGTCTACGATCTAAAATAGACACCGTatggaaataaaatatttgttcatAAATAGTAGCAGTTACGAAGACATTTAGGCAGGACTGTCTCATCAGCTGATGAGATGCTGCTTGATGCCACATTATATCTCTACAATGTTATCCATTACCTATATCTTCAGAATAAAAACATGCATTTGATCATTGGCAGGGAACTGTAAAAGTGGCAAATGAACAACTTACATGGAAGGATGTTTGGGATTGGGAGAAGGAAAGCAGCATGTGGGAAGTAAAAGAGCAAATGGAAACATGGGTGCAGAAACGTCGGGAGCACATGAGCAGAATTTGTACTGTGGGAAATGGATTAGAGTCTCTGTTCAAATTGGTTAACTTATCTAAGTGAATGTTGCAGCATCGGTCGCTTCTACATGTTCAGGACTACCTAAAATGAAGGTCCTTCGACTAACATTAAGTGGCGGTGCAGCTTATTTCTTGCCATGACGATTTCTGCTTGTGTGACAAAAGGTAACGTGGTTGATTCTGCTTGAAGAACCGTACTGAAGTCGTTGCCTGTTCATCTGAGGCTTGTACAGCAAATACGGTAGCACTTGCTCCCTGTGGGCTTAGCCACTTGCCACCCTTCCCAATTGTATTGGACGTCTTTTccaataaaattggaacgatacaCTGAGTTACGGAGCGATGTTGGAAGGCTTGCCCTCCACAAAAAGGAAATTGTAATTTATACATTCATCAGTTTAGTAATGCTGGTCTTTGTTGTAGTTAGCTATTTCCTGTAGTGAATTGTCTCGGGAACTTTTCCGTtgaccacaaaaagaaaaagtgaccCTTGGAAAACTAAAATACAGCAAGATCTGAACCGATAGACGAGAGGTCTACAAATGGCCTTTATTGTCGAGCAAGGGTACTGACAGATTCCAAATAAAAGGATGATGAGTTCTATAATCTTTATGAGGAGAGCTTCATTTCCGTGAGCATTGAGCAATGCTCAGAAGCAGCACCTTTGAACCAAATCCGAACTCAGCCATGTAGACAGGTAAGCAGAAGACTGTTAGCCCCGAGTAGCATGCCGAGGACGAAAGCTGGTTTTTGTCACATCCAGAGCTCTTGTTTGTGCTTCATCGTGGGCGAATTTTGTATGccataaaacacacacacacacactctctctctgtctgtgtAGGTGCACAATGATTGCTTGAATTGTGCTCCTTGAGTGGACAGTCACTACGCTGTATTTCCACTTAAAATAAAAGGTCTCTTTCTCCCACTTTCTTCCCTCAATTTCTAGTCTAGACGTGTATGGCGTAAAGAAAATCATGAATCTATTCTCCTTTTGTTTGATTGTCCTTTGTGCAATGAGGGTAAaacattcaatgaaataaagGTCTCCAGACAATTAAACACGCTCTTACATGTTGTTTCCTTCCCATATTTGGTTGTCTGGTACTTTATAGTTACCCTTTTTGGTTAAAAATTTAACCATACATATGAATGTGTAATGAGAAAGAATAGAAAGTAAAAAATGGATACCTAAGATCGTTAAACTAGAATGCTTGCTCATGCATGGTTTGTGTGTGGATCTTTATATTTACTCTGAGAGACTCCAATTAATCCGATCTCCTCACACTGCGCACATATCTCAGTTTTAGTTTCCGTCATCAAACTAATACAAATTCCGAGGCCGGCCAGAAGCAGGGTCTCCTGCCAAAAGGAATGCTTGGATATGATGATTTTGCTGCAGGGATGAGAAAACAAGTGAATGGAAGGGGTGGGAGTAAGAGGAATATCAAATATTTTCCCGACAATTATTGGCCTTTTTATAACTCTATCCTTAACTGTTCATTATTAATGATTATATAGGTCTGTGGTGGTTGCTTTGTTGGTTGATTGACTTGTTctgtttaaaaaatttggggtcTGTGCAAACAAGCAAGAATTTGTGACTATTCTAAATGGTGCTGATCAAGAGTTAGGAGACGCATTGAGGGCATTCATCCCCAAAGCTTGGAAGCATCTGTCTTGTCCCCATGTGGCGATGAAACTGTGTCGGTTGAGTTAGCCTCGAGAGAGGCTTCTCCGGGAAAAAGAATAGGAACCTAACCATAAATGAGTGAGTTAAACTACAGCACTCGTACAGACTCTGGTTTTGAAGAGTCATGCTTCTTCACCA encodes the following:
- the LOC116263340 gene encoding uncharacterized protein LOC116263340 isoform X2, whose product is MLASYSFGVGAVRHSPPVRRRPYQSTSPQRPFPFSDPRPPSSLSLFFRPSLRTEMPPLPSCRAARSYSDLTRGDDWTLIWLILRNALVVLVFASSLAVLRLLFSVVPSNFGSRWEALVREEATCADAWDVPPYVWQAVVASEDRRFFQHRGVDPRGIARAVFSLATNGGGSTITQQLVKNVLLRSECRWARKVVEGLVSLCLEKKMSKWQILSAYLRKIYWGHGVYGINSASAFYFGKRPTSLSLGESALLAGIIPSPEILSPFKDLSRSQARALRRMVEAGYLDVETALWVIKQPIYLHNDEPNQGTVKVANEQLTWKDVWDWEKESSMWEVKEQMETWVQKRREHMSRICTVGNGLESLFKLVNLSK
- the LOC116263340 gene encoding uncharacterized protein LOC116263340 isoform X1 → MLASYSFGVGAVRHSPPVRRRPYQSTSPQRPFPFSDPRPPSSLSLFFRPSLRTEMPPLPSCRAARSYSDLTRGDDWTLIWLILRNALVVLVFASSLAVLRLLFSVVPSNFGSRWEALVREEATCADAWDVPPYVWQAVVASEDRRFFQHRGVDPRGIARAVFSLATNGGGSTITQQLVKNVLLRSECRWARKVVEGLVSLCLEKKMSKWQILSAYLRKIYWGHGVYGINSASAFYFGKRPTSLSLGESALLAGIIPSPEILSPFKDLSRGKRSQARALRRMVEAGYLDVETALWVIKQPIYLHNDEPNQGTVKVANEQLTWKDVWDWEKESSMWEVKEQMETWVQKRREHMSRICTVGNGLESLFKLVNLSK